The sequence AGGAACTGTAACTATGATGTTAATGGACATACATTTTGGTACTAGTTTTTTTAGTGCGGCAGGAGGAGGAGATCCAGTTCTATTTCAACATATCTTTTGGTTTTTTGGCCATCCAGAAGTGTATATTATGATTCTGCCGGCTTTCGGAATTGCTTCGCATATTATAGAAACGTTTTCAAGAAAACCTCTTTTTGGGTACACTTCCATGGTATATGCAATGGCCTCCATTGCTATATTGTCTTTTGTAGTTTGGGCTCACCACATGTTTACAGTTGGCATGCCTTTGGCAGGTGAACTATTTTTTATGTATTCCACAATGCTTATAGCTATTCCTACAGGAGTAAAAGTCTTTAACTGGATTGCTACAATGTTTAAAGGATCTATATCCTTAGAGACACCTATGTTGTTTGCGATAGCTTTTGTTGCTCTATTTACGATAGGGGGTTTTTCAGGATTAATGTTAGCAATAGTGCCGGCTGATTTTCAATACCATGATACTTATTTTGTTGTTGCTCATTTTCATTATGTTTTGGTTCCAGGAGCATTATTTGGGATCATTGCAGGTGTCTACTACTGGATACCAAAATGGACTGGTATTATGTATGATGAGACGCTTGGAAAATTGCATTTTTGGTTATCGTTTATTTCTGTAAATATCACATTTTTCCCCATGCATTTTGTTGGCTTAGCAGGTATGCCTAGAAGATATCCTGATTACGCGCTCCAATTTGCAGATTTTAATGCCTTAATAACCGTCGGTGCATTTCTGTTTGGCCTAACTCAGCTACTATTCCTATATATTGTTTTGAAATCAATTAGGAGTGGGAAGAAGGCTAATTCGGAAGTTTGGGAAGGGGCTGGTGAATTAGGCCTAGAGTGGACGCTCAATTCGCCTCCCGAGTATCATACTTTTACTGTCCAACCACAGGTTAAATAGTTTTGATTCAAGAAAAGAATAAAACAGTAAAATCTCTATTTTTGACCACAGTCGGAATGTTTGCATTTGGTTTTTTACTTGTACCAATTTATGACGTATTTTGTGACATAACTGGGTTGAATGGAAAAGTAACAGGTCCTTCATTCTTGAGCAAAGAATCGCAAGAAATAATAAACCATAGAGAAGTTTTGGTGCAATTTGTTACTCATAATAATGCATCTATGCCTTGGACATTTAAATCAAGGGTTAATCAAACAAGGGTTATGACAGGAGAGCAAAAAGAAGTTTTCTTTGTTTTTAAGAATACAACAGATGAAGATATGGTTGCTCAAGTTATACCAAGTGTTTCTCCTGGAAGAGGCGCGAAATATTTTCATAAGACGGAATGTTTCTGCTTTGAAAGTCAACTCTTACATGCAGGAGAGTCAATTGAATTGCCAGTTCGTTTTATCGTTGATCCTGCAATACCTAATGATATTGGCTCTTTAAGTTTGGGGTATACTATTTTTGATATAACTGATTTAGCTGCTAATAAGCTCTTAGCAGAGCTCTAATGGAGAATAAAATGTCGTCAGAACAAGCTTATTATGTTCCTGAGTCAAGTAAATTGCCATTTTTAATGGCTCTTACCATGCTTACTTTAATCATAGGAGCTTCAAATACTGTAAATAATATGGGTACAGATTCAAATGCCTATATTATTTTATTAGTAGGTTTTGGAATGATGTGGACCACTATGTTTGTCTGGTTTAGACAGACTATAAAAGAAAATCATGCGGGCTTGAATAACCCCATGCTTAATGAATCTTATGTATTTGGTATGGCATGGTTTATTTTTTCTGAAGTGATGTTCTTTTTTGCTTTCTTCTTTGCCTTAGCCTACATAAGAAACTTTTCTGTTCCTTGGCTGGGGGGTGAAGGAGAGAAGGCTATAACAAACATTCTCTGGTCTGGTTTTGAGGCACACTGGCCTTTAATGATAACTCCAGAACAGGCTCTTGCTAACTCACAAGGTGGTGGAGATGTTATTTTTAAAGGACCTGACGAAGAAATGTCTGTAGTTACAGCTTATTCGCATGGTGGACTAACAGGTGTACTTGGATGGATTCCTTTATGGAATACTGTTCTTCTATTGTCATCAAGCGTGACAGTGCATTTTGCTCACACTTGCTTAAAGAATGATAATAGAAAAGGTTTTAATATTTGGTTAGGCTCTACTTTGATCTTAGGTTATTTATTTGTGGCTTTACAAGCAGTGGAATACTATGAGGCGTATAATCATATGGGGCTAACTTTAAATTCTGGAATTTATGGGACAACTTTTTTTATGCTAACCGGATTCCATGGCTTTCATGTTTGTTTAGGCGCCATAATTTTAACTGTTATGCTTCTTAGAAGCCTTAATGGTCACTTTACTACAGATAATCATTTTGGCTTTGAAGCGGGTTCTTGGTATTGGCACTTCGTAGACGTCGTTTGGGTTTGTCTTGTAGCTTTTGTTTATGTAATGTGACTATTGTGCATTCGGACCAATTTGCCCAGTTAAAAATCCAAAAACTAAGGTCGCGAATAAAACGACCGCTATAGTCACTCTAATGCCCAGACTATAGGCGGCCCTTTTAGTAGTGCCTCTATCTTTGATAAGAAAAAAAGCGCCACTGAATAAGCTAATTAGCATGGCTAGAATAAGGAAAATAATTAGAGCTTTGTACATATTGAATGATGCAACAGTATACATATATGGTTATTAAAAATCTTAATTTTTTAGGACATTTAACTTTTAAGCCAGGCGGTCTCATGACAACCTTTTTTATGATTTTCTTCCCTATACTAATTTATTTGGGAATGTGGCAAATTGACAGAGGATTTGAAAAACAAGAAGTTTGGAAAACTTATGAAGAAAGGAAGGTAATGGTCCCTTTTGAAGAATTAGAATTTGAGAGAAAACCTTTGGAAGAGTTGTGGTACAGAACAATAATTTTAAAAGGAAAATATAAGCTTAAATCCTATATTTTAGATAATAGAATTTATAGAAATAAAAAAGGGTATGAAATATTTACTTTATTTGAAACTGTTCAAGGTAAAAATATTTTAATAAATAGAGGATGGGCTGATGAAGACGCTTTAAGTAAAATTTACGAAGAAAAATTATCTACAAACCCTGTTATTATTCAGGGAATAATAAGCCCTTTTAATAGATTTGGATTAAATTTAAAAGAAGAGCCTAAAACTGAAAGCTGGCCTAAAAAAGTTCAAGAGTTAACATTTGATCAGGCTTTTAATGATTTAAAAAAATATGGGTTGAATAATTCTATTGTTCAGCTTTCCGCAGCTTCAAATATGGCACTTGAACCAATCTGGAAGCCCTATCAATTTAAATCAAGTAGGCATTTTGGTTATGCGCTTCAATGGTTTGGTCTAAGCCTTGTTTTGATCATATCTTTTATATATTTTGGAGTAAAAAAGAAATATGAAAATTAGTTTGCAAAATATTCAAAGGGTTAAAGCTATGACAATCTTCTTTCTCCCTATAGCTGTTCTTTTTATAAGTACTTATTTTTTTTATAGTGGTTTCTCACCTGAGGGAAGGACAAATAATGGGATTCTTCTAGAGGAGCCTATTGATATAGGCTTATTAAATCTTAAAGCTCAAGAAGGCCCTTTGATTTCTAAAGTGCCAAAAAAATGGTTAGTTTTGCACATGCTTAATGAAGGTTGTAAAGAATCTTGTTGGAGCTCTTTGTATAAGGCAAGACAAGTAAATACTAGATTGTCTAAAGATAGAAATAGGCTTGCTAGATATTTAATTACAACTGAGAAAACAAAACTAAGTAAAAAAGATTTAGAAAAAATATCTTCTGAGTATCCAAAACTAATGATAGCTTCCATGGCTTCATTGAACTTACCTGATATCGTAAAAGAATTAAATCAAGATGGAGTTTATATATTATTTGATCCTTTGGGGAACGGGCTGATGGTCTACACACCTGACTTGCCAGGTGGTGAATTACTAGAAGATCTAAAGAAATTATTAAAAAACTCTAAGATTGGATAATTAAATTGTTTACAAAAGCTTTAACATTATTTTCAGGCGTATTTGCTTTTATGGTTGTGGCTTTGGGTGCGTGGACTAGATTAGCTGATGCAGGTTTAGGATGTCCTGACTGGCCAGGGTGTTATGGGTTTATAACCATTCCTATAAATCAAGAAGATATATCTTTGGCTAATGAAAGATTTCCTGACAGTCCCTATGAATTAGCAAAAGCTATACCAGAAGTAATTCATAGATACTTTGCTGCTTTTTTAGGACTTTTCATTATAGGAATATATCTATCTATTATAAAAAAACATGATTTCCCCAAACACATTAGGACCCTTTCAGGGTTTCTAGTGCTTTGGGTTTGTATGCAAGGACTTTTTGGATATTTAACAGTTAGTCTTAAATTGTGGCCCCAAGTAGTGACCAGCCATCTTTTAGCTGGCTTTGTTGCAACAGTAATATTGTGGGTTTTATTTTTTAAAATAAAAGACTTTTATGGTCAAGCTCGGAAAAAATGGAATTTATCTAATTCGATTCTAAAATTAATTTCTATAGGAATCTTCTTGGTCACTTTTCAGATTTTTTTAGGGGCTTGGACAAGCACAAACTACGCAGCTCTATCCTGTCCAGATTTTCCTACTTGCCAAGGAGTATTTTGGCCTGAAGCTGACTTTAAAAAGGGATTTAATTTATTTCAAGTTTTTGGTCCGAACTTCTTAGGAGGCTTGCTTGATCATGAATCAAGAGTTGCTATTCATTTAGCGCATAGATATGGAGCTATTGTTATTACCCTATATCTTTCCGGACTGGCTTGGGTATTCTTCTCCAATGGCTACCTTTTGTTGAGTCTAGGCCTTCTGCTAGCATTGATATTTCAATTGGTCTTGGGCATTTCTAATGTTCTATTTAGCTTACCTTTATTGGTAGCTGTAGGGCATAATCTAGGTGGCCTTTTTCTTATAAATTATCTATCTGTGTTAAGGTTTAGGGAATAGAAATGAGTGTAATTTCAAATAATGCTGCTATCTGGAGATCTTATCTAGAGCTTACTAAGCCAGGAGTTCAGGCCCTACTTTTTGTGTCTTGCATCACCGGTATGCTGATTGCAGATAATTTTCTATTAAAACTTAGCACTTTGATTTTTGGGCTTTTAGGAATTAGTTTAATAGCAGCCTCGGCTGCAGTTATTAACCATATTCATGATGTTTTAATAGACGCCAAAATGCTACGCACGTCTGAAAGGCCTATAGTAAAAGGAGAAATTTCTCAATCATCGGCTATTTATTTTTCTATTATTTTATATGCTTTGGGAACTTTCTTGCTTGTTTATTATATAAATCTTTTAACTTGGGCTTTGACTTCATTAACATTCATATTTTATGCTTTTATTTATACAAGATATTTAAAATTTTTGACTAGTCAGAATATAGTCATTGGAGGTATAGCAGGCGCGATGCCTCCATTACTGGGCTGGACAGCAGTAACTGGAGAGCTAGATCAAGAAGCTTGGTTACTTGTACTCATTATTTTTGCTTGGACACCTCCTCATTTTTGGGCTCTAGCAATAAACAGGGTAGATGAATATAAGGAAGCTGGAATACCTATGTTGCCAGTTCAAAGAGGTATAAAATTTACTAAACAACATATAGTTTTATACACACTGCTTCTCATTGTCTCAACACTACTTCCTTTCAGTATAGGCATGTTTGGAATTTTTTATCTCATTAGTGCATTAATAATGGGAGTATTATTTTTATACCATTCCTTAAAGCTCTATTTTGATAATTCTAACGAACACGCCATGAAGACATTTGGGTTTTCTATCATATATTTAGCCCTACTTTTTATTGTAATGCTCATAGATAGGGTGCTCTTAATATGAGAAAGAGTTTTATGTGGACCATATTTAGCTGTATAGGCATTATGGCCCTCATCTTGGGCTTGTTTGTTAACAGGATGACCATTGACAAGGAGTTAAGCATAGAGGACTTTAAAGATTTAGGTCTATATTTAATTTCTCCTAATAGAGAGTTAGAAGGGTTTATCTTGGTAGATTCGAATGAAAGCACATTTCTTCCTGATCAGTTTCTGGGCCAATGGAATATTCTTTTCTTTGGGTTTACTTTTTGCCCAGATATTTGCCCAATAACTATGAAAATGTTGTCTGGGATTGAGGAGGATCTTATAGGAGGCCATGAAGGAAAATTTAAAATTTTTATGATTTCAGTAGACCCTAAAAGAGATTCGCCGAACAAACTTAAAGAGTATTTAGCTAATTTTAGTAAAAATATTACTGGATTGACTGGTGATTTAGATCAAATATATACTCTGGCTACTCAAGTTAATGCCCCTTTCATGCCAGTAGCCGATACAGCAGATCCTTTTTATACTGTTGATCATTCAGGGAGTATCGTAATAATAAGTCCTAATGCAGGTTATGCAGGGTTTTTTAGGTCGCCGCATAATAAAGATAATATTACGACAGCCATGAGAGCTATTTTCAAGCAGTAAGAAACGGTGTAGCTAAGATTTTTTTCTTAGTCTGATAGACTTAGGGGTCACTTCCACAAGCTCATCTTCTTCTACAAATTCGAGAGCTTGTTCTAATGTGTGGACTATGTGTGGAGTCAGTATAAGGTTCTCATCAGTACCAGAAGCTCTGACATTAGTTAATTGTTTTGCTTTTGTTGGGTTAACAGGTAGATCATTATTTCTTGAGTGAAGTCCTACTATTTGGCCTATGTATATATCTAGCCCATGCCCGACAAACATTTTCCCGCGTTCTTGGAGATTGAACAAAGAATAAGCTAAGGTTTTTCCTGATGCCATAGAGACAAGTACCCCGTTTTGCCTTTTAGAAATCTCGCCCTGTTTTATTGGTCCATAGTGATCAAAGATGCTTGTCATGACACCTGTTCCACTTGTTAATGTTAGGAAATGAGATCTGAAACCGATCATTCCTCTAGAGGGGGCTATAAACTCAAGTTTTGTTCTTCCTTTGCCGTCAGGTTCCATATTTCTTAAGTCAGCTTTACGTTGTCCCATTTCTTCCATAATAGGGCCTTGATGCTTTTCTTCTATATCTATCACTATCTCTTCAAAGGGTTCATGGGCTTGTCCATTTATCTCCTTTTGTATGACTTCAGGTTTTGAGACTCCTAATTCATAATTTTCTCTTCGCATGTTTTCTATCAACACTGATAGATGAAGTTCGCCTCTTCCTGAAACTATAAATTTGTCTGGGCTATCACCTTTTTCAACTCTTAAAGCAACATTATGTTTTAGTTCTGTTTCTAACCTCTCTTTCAGGTTTCTAGATGAAATATATTTACCTTCTCTGCCTGCAAAAGGAGAATCATTGACTTGAAAAGTCATACTTACGGTGGGTTCATCTACATTTAGAGGAGGAAGAGGTTCTACCATTTCAGGATCACAAATGGTATCAGATATATTTAATTTATCTATTCCCGTAATGCAGACAATGTCGCCAGCTTGTGCTTCTGCCACTTCAACCCTGTCAAGTCCGTTATAACCCATTACTTGAAGTACTTTAGCTCTTTTCTGAATTCCATCAGAACCAGCGACCACGATCTGTTCATTAGGTTTAAGTTTTCCTCTTGTTATTCTTCCAATGCCTATAACTCCTACATAACTGCTGTAGTCTAAAGCGCTTATTTGCATTTGAAGAGAGCCTTCAGCATTTACTCTAGGATGATTTACTTCTTTTACGATCAATTCTAATAAGGGTGTCATATCTTCAGCCAATTTATTTTCATCTAGTCCAGAAACACCATTTAATGCCGAGGTATAGATAACTGGGAAGTCCAGCTGACTATCATTACCTCCTAATCTATCAAAAAGATCAAATACTTGATCTAAGACCCAATCAGGTCTTGCTCCAGGCCTGTCAATTTTATTGATTACCAGTATAGGATTAAGGCCTTGATCAAACGCTTTTTGAGTTACAAACCTTGTTTGTGGCATTGGCCCATCTACAGCATCTACTAATAAAAGAACAGAATCTACCATTGAAAGAACTCTTTCTACTTCTCCTCCAAAATCAGCATGCCCAGGAGTATCTACAATATTTATTCTATGATTTTTCCAACTTATAGAAGTATTCTTTGCAAGAATAGTTATTCCTCTTTCCTTTTCCTGGTCATCAGAGTCCATAATCCTTTCTGTAGACATATTTTTTCTATTAAGAGTGCCTGTTTGTTGAAGTAACTTGTCAACAAGAGTTGTTTTTCCGTGATCTACATGGGCAATAATTGCAATGTTACGTAAATTGTCGATAGACATTTGATTTCCTTAAAAAGGGCGAGATTATACGAGAATTATTGAGAAGTTCTATTTATCTTTTAAGAAATTTAATTTTTTGAAGAGAATAAAGGTATTTATTCCATTGAGACTACAACCTTACCTAGAACTTTTCTATCTTGAAGTAATTTAATGGCTTTCGCAGTATCTTCAATCTTAAACGTTTCACTTATGAAAGGTTTGATTTTACCTTGGGCATGAAGTAGAAATAGATCCTGGAAGTTCTGAGCATTTAATTCTGATTCTACTCCAGTAAAGTGTCCCCAAAAAACACCAACGATTTGACAACCTTTAAGTAGCGCAAGATTAAGAGGAATTTTTGGAATATTTGAAGTAAATCCTATAACTAGATATCGTCCTTTCCAATTAATTGCTCTTAATGATGGTTCAGCATAGTCTCCCCCAACAACATCATAAACAACATCTACACCACCTCCTGAAATATTTTTTATTTCTTCAGAAAATAATTTTTGTTCTTCTCGGCTCATATCATGACTAGGGTAAAGCAGAACCTCATCTGCACCTTCCCTTTTACAAAGGTCTAACTTTTCTTGGGACGAAGCCGCTGCTATAACCCTTGCACCTAGCGCCTTGCCAAGATGAATAGCAGTCATGCCTATGCCTCCCCCTGCGCCAAGTACTAACAAAGATTCGCCGGATTGAATATTAGCCCTTTGCTTTAATGCGTGGTAAGTGGTTCCATAATTCAGAGGAAATATAGCTCCTGTTTGAAAGTCCATTGATTCAGGAAGGGGCATTAGTTGGTTTTCAGAGTAGACAGCTTTCTCTGCTAAACCTGCAAATCCCGTAGTCCCTATGATCCTATCACCTACTTTCCACTTAGTTACACCTTCTCCAATCGAGCTTACAATTCCAGCAATTTCGCCACCTGGAACAAAAGGAAAAGGAGGTTTGAACTGGTAAAGACCTTGAACTATTAAAACATCAGGGAATGCCACGCCAGCTGCTTTTACATCAACAACAACTTGTCCTTGCCCAGCCGTAGGGTCTTCTATTTCTTCTACATTATGAGATTCTATTGGTCCAAACTCTCTACATATATATGCTTTCATAATTTCACTTCCATAATCTTAATAAATACATTACTTATTCTTTTATTCAGGTCAAGAGGTCTGGCTTAAAAAATCTTTAAGGAATTCTTCAAATGGCTCTTCGTCTTTTTTTTCTAACTGCTCTTGCTCTGTGAGAGAAAAGATTGCAGCTTCTCTCAATTTTACTTCATTTTTAATTTCAACGTCATTAAAATAATTTTTATGTTTTCTTGACATTTTCATTCCAAATTCACTAAATGAATCTTCATTTTCTTTTACAGCGAGGATACTTTTAGCGCTAGGAGAAGTTTCTGGGTTTAATATTTTATTTTTTTGGAAATCTAGACTTATTTTCCAATAGTTTTCCCCCAATTGGAATAATGGCTTCTCCACTAATTCAACTATTTCACTTAATTCTTCAAGTACTTCCAGGGCCTGGGCTTTGGCCCTTACTTTTTTTCCTCTATGCGTTATCTCCAGTTCTGAACTTCTTCCCATATTTATAATATTTTTATGATTATTGAGAATAATTTTATTTTCTTCTTTATCAATAGGAGGGCTATCTTTAACCAAACAGTAAACCAAAAGTAAATCTAAGAAATCTATTTGTTTTCTTTCAATGCCCAGGGGTTCAAAAGGGTCTACATCTATACATCTCAGCTCAAGATATTCAATACCTTTATTCTCTAAAATATTTACAGGTCTTTCACCGGAAGGGCAGATTCTTTTTGGTCTAATGGTGCTGTAATATTCATTCTCGATTTGGATTATTGAGGTATTTAATTGAACTCTTTTATCTTCTTTAAACTCACCTATTTTCTGATAATCAGGATAAGGTTCCTTCAAGGCTCTCCTTAATTCAGAGCAATATTCTTTAAGAGAATTTATAGAAATACTTAAGTTGTCTTGAGCGGCACTAATATAACCAAGATCTCCCATTCTTAAAGATGTAGCTTCTGGTTTATATAGACCATCTTGTGAAAATTCTTTAAAACCAGATTTATTTTTGCCAACAAAAGATTCGCTTGCACTAGGCGAAGCTCCGAATAATATAAAATATAGCCAGCTATACCTTCTAAAATTCCTAGCTATTCCTAAATAAGAATCATTTTTTAAAGATTGAATATTATTGAAGTCCTCTTTAAGGCCAAGTATTCTTCTAAAAAAATTATCAGAGAATGAGAAGTTATAATGAATTCCAGATATCGCTTGCATCATACTGCCATACCTTTGTGCCAACCCTCTTCTGTATATAGTTTTTAGCTTGCCAGCATTAGAAGATCCATATTTACCAATAGATATATCATTAACTGAATTAATTTGACATGGCATACTCAAGGACCAGAGCAATTCTTCATCTAAATTTTTATATACAAAAGCATGTATATCAGAAAGAAAATTCAGACACTCTTGAGGTTCATGAAAAGTAGGTGTTATGAACTCTAAAAGAGATTCCGAAAAATCAGTTGTAATATAAGGGTTAGTTAAAGCCGAACCTAAAGATGGATTATGTAATTTTTTTGAAATATTACCATTAATATCCACTCTGAGGCTTTCCTTTTCCAATCCCCTATTTGAAAGTCTTAATTCATTTAACGCCCCAGAACTTTCTAGTTCTGAAAGAGGTATATTCATTTTAAGGTTTTAGTTTAAGAAGATGGCCCTGCAGCGATTATCTCGGGCGACACTTCGAATTTATCAAAGTTTTTCACAAATTTAGAAATTAACTTTTCCTTTTGTTCTTCATAAAGAATTGAATCTTCCCAGCATTTAATAGGATTTAATAATTTTAAATCAACTCCTTTTACAAAAGTAGGAACGGAAAGATTCATGCCTTCTATAGATTCAGTTTCAGCGTCTTTAAGTGCGCCAGATTGAATGGCATGGATAACTGCTCTTGTCACGGGTATATCAAATCTCTTACCTGTTCCATATGGGCCACCTGTCCAGCCAGTATTCACAAGGTAAACTGTACTTCCAAAAGACTCTACTCTTTTCATTAGCAAGTTGGCATATACGCTTGCTGGCCTTGGAAAAAAAGGAGCACCAAAGCAAGTAGAAAAAGTTGATTTAAAGGGTTCAGTTGAGCCTATTTCTGTTGATCCTATTACTGCCGTGTATCCACTTAAGAAATGATAAGCTGCAGCTTCCTTAGATAAGATAGAAACAGGAGGTATAACTCCAGTTAAGTCACAAGTTAGGAAGATGACTGCTTTTGGTTCGCCGCCTTGATTTTCTTGCACCCTTTTTTGAATATGTTCTCTAGGATAAACCACCCTAGTATTTTCTGTTTTGGATGTATCTGAGTAATCTGGCACTTTTGTAGTTTGGTCAATGACAACATTTTCCATCACACTACCTCTCTTAATAGCATCCCATATTACTGGCTCATTCTTTTGAGATAAGTCTATGCATTTTGCATAACATCCTCCCTCAAAATTGAATACTGCCCCAAGACCCCATCCATGCTCATCATCACCTATGAGGTCTCTTTCTGGATCTGCAGATAATGTTGTTTTCCCAGTACCTGAAAGACCAAAAAAAAGACAAACATCTCCTTCTTCAGAAGCATTAGCAGCGCAGTGCATGGGTAGAACTTCTTTTTCAGGGAGAATAAAATTCTGCACGGCAAACATAGATTTCTTAAGTTCTCCCGCATAGGTCATACCAGCTAGTAACACTTTTTTTTGACTAAAATTTATAATTACTACGCCATCTGAATTTGTTCCATCTTCTTCCGGAATACATTCATATTCAGCTGCACTCATAACTTCCCATATATCTTGATTATTGGGGTTATAATTTTTTGGCCTTATAAACATTTGCTTGC is a genomic window of SAR86 cluster bacterium containing:
- the ctaD gene encoding cytochrome c oxidase subunit I yields the protein MSTIVETHEDHGHHGPAKGLTRWLFTTNHKDIGTLYLWFSFLMLFIGGAMAMVIRAELFEPGLQIVDPEFFNQMTTNHGLIMVFGVIMPAFVGLANWMLPMQIGAPDMALPRLNNLSFWLLPMAFGILISTLFMEGGGPNFGWTFYAPLSTTYAPDTVTFFIFSVHVMGASSILGSINIITTILNMRAPGMTLMKMPMFVWSWLITAYLLIAVMPVLAGTVTMMLMDIHFGTSFFSAAGGGDPVLFQHIFWFFGHPEVYIMILPAFGIASHIIETFSRKPLFGYTSMVYAMASIAILSFVVWAHHMFTVGMPLAGELFFMYSTMLIAIPTGVKVFNWIATMFKGSISLETPMLFAIAFVALFTIGGFSGLMLAIVPADFQYHDTYFVVAHFHYVLVPGALFGIIAGVYYWIPKWTGIMYDETLGKLHFWLSFISVNITFFPMHFVGLAGMPRRYPDYALQFADFNALITVGAFLFGLTQLLFLYIVLKSIRSGKKANSEVWEGAGELGLEWTLNSPPEYHTFTVQPQVK
- a CDS encoding cytochrome c oxidase assembly protein, whose amino-acid sequence is MVLIQEKNKTVKSLFLTTVGMFAFGFLLVPIYDVFCDITGLNGKVTGPSFLSKESQEIINHREVLVQFVTHNNASMPWTFKSRVNQTRVMTGEQKEVFFVFKNTTDEDMVAQVIPSVSPGRGAKYFHKTECFCFESQLLHAGESIELPVRFIVDPAIPNDIGSLSLGYTIFDITDLAANKLLAEL
- a CDS encoding cytochrome c oxidase subunit 3 — encoded protein: MSSEQAYYVPESSKLPFLMALTMLTLIIGASNTVNNMGTDSNAYIILLVGFGMMWTTMFVWFRQTIKENHAGLNNPMLNESYVFGMAWFIFSEVMFFFAFFFALAYIRNFSVPWLGGEGEKAITNILWSGFEAHWPLMITPEQALANSQGGGDVIFKGPDEEMSVVTAYSHGGLTGVLGWIPLWNTVLLLSSSVTVHFAHTCLKNDNRKGFNIWLGSTLILGYLFVALQAVEYYEAYNHMGLTLNSGIYGTTFFMLTGFHGFHVCLGAIILTVMLLRSLNGHFTTDNHFGFEAGSWYWHFVDVVWVCLVAFVYVM
- a CDS encoding DUF2909 domain-containing protein, producing MYKALIIFLILAMLISLFSGAFFLIKDRGTTKRAAYSLGIRVTIAVVLFATLVFGFLTGQIGPNAQ
- a CDS encoding SURF1 family protein, encoding MMQQYTYMVIKNLNFLGHLTFKPGGLMTTFFMIFFPILIYLGMWQIDRGFEKQEVWKTYEERKVMVPFEELEFERKPLEELWYRTIILKGKYKLKSYILDNRIYRNKKGYEIFTLFETVQGKNILINRGWADEDALSKIYEEKLSTNPVIIQGIISPFNRFGLNLKEEPKTESWPKKVQELTFDQAFNDLKKYGLNNSIVQLSAASNMALEPIWKPYQFKSSRHFGYALQWFGLSLVLIISFIYFGVKKKYEN
- a CDS encoding COX15/CtaA family protein, which encodes MFTKALTLFSGVFAFMVVALGAWTRLADAGLGCPDWPGCYGFITIPINQEDISLANERFPDSPYELAKAIPEVIHRYFAAFLGLFIIGIYLSIIKKHDFPKHIRTLSGFLVLWVCMQGLFGYLTVSLKLWPQVVTSHLLAGFVATVILWVLFFKIKDFYGQARKKWNLSNSILKLISIGIFLVTFQIFLGAWTSTNYAALSCPDFPTCQGVFWPEADFKKGFNLFQVFGPNFLGGLLDHESRVAIHLAHRYGAIVITLYLSGLAWVFFSNGYLLLSLGLLLALIFQLVLGISNVLFSLPLLVAVGHNLGGLFLINYLSVLRFRE
- the cyoE gene encoding heme o synthase, with amino-acid sequence MSVISNNAAIWRSYLELTKPGVQALLFVSCITGMLIADNFLLKLSTLIFGLLGISLIAASAAVINHIHDVLIDAKMLRTSERPIVKGEISQSSAIYFSIILYALGTFLLVYYINLLTWALTSLTFIFYAFIYTRYLKFLTSQNIVIGGIAGAMPPLLGWTAVTGELDQEAWLLVLIIFAWTPPHFWALAINRVDEYKEAGIPMLPVQRGIKFTKQHIVLYTLLLIVSTLLPFSIGMFGIFYLISALIMGVLFLYHSLKLYFDNSNEHAMKTFGFSIIYLALLFIVMLIDRVLLI
- a CDS encoding SCO family protein; protein product: MRKSFMWTIFSCIGIMALILGLFVNRMTIDKELSIEDFKDLGLYLISPNRELEGFILVDSNESTFLPDQFLGQWNILFFGFTFCPDICPITMKMLSGIEEDLIGGHEGKFKIFMISVDPKRDSPNKLKEYLANFSKNITGLTGDLDQIYTLATQVNAPFMPVADTADPFYTVDHSGSIVIISPNAGYAGFFRSPHNKDNITTAMRAIFKQ
- the typA gene encoding translational GTPase TypA; this encodes MSIDNLRNIAIIAHVDHGKTTLVDKLLQQTGTLNRKNMSTERIMDSDDQEKERGITILAKNTSISWKNHRINIVDTPGHADFGGEVERVLSMVDSVLLLVDAVDGPMPQTRFVTQKAFDQGLNPILVINKIDRPGARPDWVLDQVFDLFDRLGGNDSQLDFPVIYTSALNGVSGLDENKLAEDMTPLLELIVKEVNHPRVNAEGSLQMQISALDYSSYVGVIGIGRITRGKLKPNEQIVVAGSDGIQKRAKVLQVMGYNGLDRVEVAEAQAGDIVCITGIDKLNISDTICDPEMVEPLPPLNVDEPTVSMTFQVNDSPFAGREGKYISSRNLKERLETELKHNVALRVEKGDSPDKFIVSGRGELHLSVLIENMRRENYELGVSKPEVIQKEINGQAHEPFEEIVIDIEEKHQGPIMEEMGQRKADLRNMEPDGKGRTKLEFIAPSRGMIGFRSHFLTLTSGTGVMTSIFDHYGPIKQGEISKRQNGVLVSMASGKTLAYSLFNLQERGKMFVGHGLDIYIGQIVGLHSRNNDLPVNPTKAKQLTNVRASGTDENLILTPHIVHTLEQALEFVEEDELVEVTPKSIRLRKKS
- a CDS encoding NADPH:quinone oxidoreductase family protein, which produces MKAYICREFGPIESHNVEEIEDPTAGQGQVVVDVKAAGVAFPDVLIVQGLYQFKPPFPFVPGGEIAGIVSSIGEGVTKWKVGDRIIGTTGFAGLAEKAVYSENQLMPLPESMDFQTGAIFPLNYGTTYHALKQRANIQSGESLLVLGAGGGIGMTAIHLGKALGARVIAAASSQEKLDLCKREGADEVLLYPSHDMSREEQKLFSEEIKNISGGGVDVVYDVVGGDYAEPSLRAINWKGRYLVIGFTSNIPKIPLNLALLKGCQIVGVFWGHFTGVESELNAQNFQDLFLLHAQGKIKPFISETFKIEDTAKAIKLLQDRKVLGKVVVSME